One Gossypium hirsutum isolate 1008001.06 chromosome A08, Gossypium_hirsutum_v2.1, whole genome shotgun sequence genomic window, TAcagaaagaataaaatatttactcgtatggaaagaatgaaagaatatttgctcaaaacgATAGCAAAAATGTacttcattgaaataatgatgttTGACCATGAGCCTATTTAACAAAGAAAtccttattgcctctaggcttaaagtaacaagtgtgttttgaacattactctgagaagctctaaaaactacaggaatttcttctgcagtccagttgtcTAGAACACTCACAGGTTCATAAGGACGAATATATAATAAAGTCTCTTTTTTAGTTGCTTCTtcaaatatggcattgatgtgaacatttcccaaTATTTCTTCAATGTTTCATTTCCTTGACGTCCTTCGCTCAGGATGAATAATTCCTCCCGATAAGAAAGTCTTGGATATGTGAGGAATTAGCATGGGTTCTCGCTTGATTTCTTCACCACTCAAACGTGCCCTTCTTATTTTCTGCCTTTTTTTCCAATTCCTTCTTTCTTTGTCTCGCATCTGGCTTGAACCTTAAACCTAAGCGGTTCTGTTTGTCCTTCAGCATTGGAACCTCAACTCTTCCTTGGAGATGTCTCCCAAGTCCCTTTCCTGGTAAAGCTCCATTTCCTACCATCAACTGTAGACCCATCCTTGTAGTTTTGGATATTTTTGGTACCGGAACCTTACTCCCTTCTGTGATGAATGTTGCATTTACAAACTTTAAAAATCGAAAAGAACATTCAATTGCTTCATCATCTGTCTCTAAATATGGCGCGTCACTAGTTACAACTACAATAATATCTTATTCGGTGTTTATCGTCACTAGCCAACCTTCTGATACTAGCTTTAACTTCTGATGTAGCGACGAAGGCACTGCCCCTGCCGAATGTATCCAAGGTCTCCCTAACAAGTAGTTGTaagagggtttaatatccatcacTAAGAAGTCCACCTCATATGTAGTTGCGCCAATCAACAAAGGTATTTCTATTCTCCCCATGACCCTTCTTTGTGTGCCATCGAATGCCCGCACTATATTCTGACATCCCTTCATGTGTGAGCTATCCATAGGTAATCTATTTAATGTTGAAAAGGGTAATACATTCAGTGCCGACCTATTGTCTATCAAGACTCCTGGCAATATGTACCATTTGCATCTAGTGGTTATGTGTAGGGCTTTAGTGGATCCTATACCTCCTGGTGGTATTTtgtcatcgttgaagaagatgaagttatcagCATTTATGTTATTAACCAGCTGATCCAATTTATTGATAGAGATATCATTGGTCACGTACGTCTTGTTTAACACTTTCATCAATGCACTTTGGTATACCTCTGAACTCAAGAGTAAAGCTAGTATAGATATGCTAGCTGGCTGTTTATACAACTGTTCCACAACATTATACTCACTGTGCTTCAGAAATTTCAAGAACTccttagcttcttcttcttttaccaGCTCATTAACAAGCAACTCAGGTTCGACTGCTTTTCCCCTCTTTTGTTCCACCatcaaggcttttccttttacagGTTCTGTTTGGGCATTTATCAAATCATAGCGTCTTCCACTACGCGTGTGAGAACCTATATCTTGATCCTCCTTTAAAGTGCTAGCTGAACTCTCCTTTCCTGGGATTGTCACATTACAATCATAATTCCAGGAGACCTTTTTACTATCTTTATAAGAGAAGACGGCTAGTTTCTGGATTATGATCTTTGGTGTTACCTGCATCCCAGTTTCATTACTTTTAGGACACGAAATAATAACCGCAGGATAATTGACTTTTGGGACTTTCATTGTTGATTCTAACGCACATATGCTTCCTTTTTCTTTAACTTCTTCACAAAACTCTATCTCATTATTGTCCATCAGACCTTGCACCCAAGCTCTGAATTTTACGCATTCTTGAATTTCGTGCCCTACctcatgatggaactcacagtagttcttTATCTCTTCGCACCTCCCTTCTGGATTCGAAATAACCAACCCCCTCTTTGCCATCTCTTTCCAGACCCATCTCAAAGGAGTTTTTACTTCTGTAATATCTGATTTGATCCTTCTCCCCATATTTTCACCTATTGCATTTACCCCATTATCAGTATGATTGGGTAACGGGTTTTTCGCACTTGGTGCATTATCAAACTTCACAATGCCCATTTGAATAAATCTTTCAACTAACTTTTTAAAAGTAGTGCAGTTTTCTATCAATGCACTGTGATCCCTGCATGGTACTCACATTGAGCGATTGCAttgtaccatttggggtatggggGCTGTAATGGCTTTAAATAAAAAGGGCCACCACATGCGcatcaaataaactttgataTAGCTCCCTATACGTCATTGGGATTGGTGTAAATTGAAGTTTCTCAATATTTTGCTTCGTACCAGTTTCTTGACTTGATGAGCCCTAACCAGTAGCTATCGCTCTTGATTGGCTTACAGTAACTGATTTTGAGTACCCCATGTTTgtattgttcacctcattttgcCGACCTTTTGGAATTTTCCCCTGCCTCTATCCTTTCGCTTCTTattgcattctcaatcatttctccaGTCATTACCACGTTTGAGAAGCTTCTTGTGGCACTTCCCAGCATGTGAGTAATGAACAaggcctttaaagtattgataaagagcatCATGGTTTCTTTTTCTAAAAGCAGCGACTGAACTTATATGGCCacttccctccatctctgtgcatacTATCTGAAACTCTCATTCAatttcttctccatgttctgcAGAGTAATCCTATCAGGAGTCATATTTGTCACATGGCTGTACTGTTTCATAAATGCTTGTGCCAAATCTCTCTATGAACTAATCCTGGTATGACTCAGCTaattgtaccatttggatgctgccCCCACCAAACTATCTTGAAAGTAATGGATCAGTAGTTGATCATTGttaacatacccagtcatccttctgcagaacatggtaatatgagcttcaaGGCAACTAGTCCTATTATTCTTCtcgaattctggcattttgaacttgtagggaagtactaagtctgggaccaagctcagatctttaACGTCAATTCCACGATGACTATCAACGCTTTCCATTGCCCTAAAAttttcctccagccatttacATTGGTCCTCTAACTGCTTTTGCGATTCCGTTCTTGCCCTCTCCCATTCCACAACTTCATCTAAATTAGGAATGACTGGATTGATTGGTTATCTACTGGGTTAGAGCCTGAGCCAGCCTAAAAGTTCATTGGTATCGAAGCCCCAGCCTGAAACTGTTGAGGCCTGATTGTAACAGATAGTCTCCGTGGGTTTATTTCCTGTGGTGCTTGAGCATGAGTTGGggtaaaacctggaggataagGAGTCTCTTCAATATTCTTTTCATCATTGATCGTaggatttttccctttttcctgCCCCCTAGCCAACAATTGGGATATCTGATTCATTATATTCCTTTGGGACTCAAGCATTTGGTccctcatgtaacaccccttacccggcccagacgttatgaccggatccgacatgccacatcgaagcgttcaaaacattttatattgttgatccagaaaaacttacttagtgttttaaaagataatttcattataggttaaagtgaatggaagctgtgcaccaggtaagaaaccggaaaagaggtggtgagtccatcggactgcttaagtaccaagctcccttcgtatctaatcctagacatacaTACCGCCAAAGCCACACCTTAacatcatggatatttctaggaaaccgatttgattaagtcatttttaggaaaagtgattaattttggaaaatactttcattgcggaagctttgcttgttgtcgtgttattttgaaatcaattgttgtttttgaaaacgcgccctaaagctatccaatttcaacagttaaaataagtaatacctatcttagtaatacatattaaaaccgtCAAAactaattaagcggccttattacatttaaaaacccaaaagttcaaacgtaaataaaaggatgtctagttcaccagaagaaaatcaaactttcagaacgggtggccactccgaattccctcacagcaccaagcccactatggttagggattacctgcgtggatgaaaataaaaggggtgagtttggggaaactcagtgtgtaaattaacccaaccatagcctatatcagctcaaaccacagaaatagaataagttggccctagcccagaacagaattcagaataaagcccataggcccataacagaacataACAAATATTagatgtttatgcagaaacccaacccagattcatccataacacccccgtaccagccttacaccatgtggggagactactagacccacccaaccgctacacaccacagaaatcgcagcgaggctgccaggtattgtgacgaagtcaccagatacagatattgtggcagagccaccagaacagatatatgtgacagagccaccagatcagataatcgtggcatagccaccagaacagatatatgtggcagagccaccagatcagataattgtggcatagccaccaggacgcttcctccataatataacccatgtccccatgcaacaaatatataatcatggcttacatcatacagaatcagatcgtcatgcttttcagtcaaaattaaccctagaggtataacggtaattttgcacctaggggtataacagtaattttccatacataggggtattatagtaatttagctgcttttagggttttcatgcatatcctaactatttacgtactatcagaacacttaccgcgcatacttaccgaattgggctcgttggcccatgaacccgatctttggcccattaagcccaaattatcaaaatgtacgaaatcgcgcgtactgcagtttattactttagattaccaaatatacaaacccaactatcttacgagcattcgtacactcgcaaattcccaaaatatcgacttttcggcatttcggcttttcggattttgccaatctagtctatgagagggtgttagttacacacctgtttgcgactttatgctgacgagatccacacatgaaccgcctacaattggattactaacacgttaatctaactattcaaacacgaactacatattaaccccttacaatattcggccaaccacacc contains:
- the LOC121205058 gene encoding uncharacterized protein translates to MGIVKFDNAPSAKNPLPNHTDNGVNAIGENMGRRIKSDITEVKTPLRWVWKEMAKRGLVISNPEGRCEEIKNYCEFHHEVGHEIQECVKFRAWVQGLMDNNEIEFCEEVKEKGSICALESTMKVPKVNYPAVIISCPKSNETGMQVTPKIIIQKLAVFSYKDSKKVSWNYDCNVTIPGKESSASTLKEDQDIGSHTRSGRRYDLINAQTEPVKGKALMVEQKRGKAVEPELLVNELVKEEEAKEFLKFLKHSEYNVVEQLYKQPASISILALLLSSEVYQSALMKVLNKTYVTNDISINKLDQLVNNINADNFIFFNDDKIPPGGIGSTKALHITTRCKWYILPGVLIDNRSALNVLPFSTLNRLPMDSSHMKGCQNIVRAFDGTQRRVMGRIEIPLLIGATTYEVDFLVMDIKPSYNYLLGRPWIHSAGAVPSSLHQKLKLVSEEGSKVPVPKISKTTRMGLQLMVGNGALPGKGLGRHLQGRVEVPMLKDKQNRLGLRFKPDARQRKKELEKKAENKKGTFEW